Proteins from one Brevibacillus humidisoli genomic window:
- a CDS encoding type ISP restriction/modification enzyme, whose translation MSYQAIIRKYLTSLQQEYRDALAGNQHTAELSFRPPLDTMFRELAVELNGNPNIVVVLEPKNQARMGRPDWRMHDRNTLGVYGYIEAKGLSQNSFDITPYEEQFNRYLSLGHKLIITDGIDFVYSFTDGKKPQVVSLIDKALMNRPDWSRLTPNPQFEHMMHRFFSDPSPQYYDEGTLVEQVALRTRNLSDEILRYSAIPLDEAMDDEERNAIVLLDELKELVYNHNDQNMREDRVFADFAAQVIMFTILFAHRVECTDADSAVEKERKIREYLSREIVEGQALRPFLTIIHYLNSPGNESSFIHTWTDECISFLSFVHMTEQQRQHPDYHKLFELFLSKFDARSRFDYGAFYTPIELADFIVRLTEIIARRTFDGNSIFSDGNTIIDPCCGTGSFLESIRRNDVQRGAYLLCGIEILPAPYMLANYRMAMLNTEINEARSQNELLLANTLSNYLFGIPANTHTVEGYELNRAYEIASRPITLVIGNPPSSDSSKINAGDDFSVILDLMDDFRPPVQNRRIRQNTQKQINNPYLQFLRWACEKLEASQNHSFLALIVPSSFLEADSYKFARKYIVEHFSSVWLVSVDADARAGIRSDSLFNTQQGRAILFATRRYGEAVGMTKYMYFDLSRSAKAEKTEILKQSAENMIEMFTEHDIDEANYGLCPSIPFNQELYSSYWPVSSEADEIAIFQQYCSGIKLAPTSIFTHMKAPMLKRRSKEIMQLRESAAEEWMANQDKPPKVVETNFFAEQLASYGNVRAVDTLLDTNIVDYAFRPFLPMKAFLWQDLLHRFSRVGGGGTRRRPEISAAFNAEGTIGFALSHSPKDQKDMLKQFASFCWYYPDNDLCRRGNSYIYLNQYPVKGTRNRVIGNNIHADLCATLSQLLEVPTDVVATEVVFYTFAVLCSQVYLDEFEGALFTVNRADMRPRIPIVNNADVFRHISSLGRRVAELEKRDYIPANRMGFDVAAIQAEIPEGFKLKLIDQPFDEEHETLILSDGTIKIEIPCPLDVQRINIAGYDIIKNVWMKFNSYDFTHCVFSRDDVIDLLNLINKLVEYISLVGEIDVVMHDVIEGEYPLLIPSAGGAQEE comes from the coding sequence TTGTCCTATCAGGCAATCATTAGAAAATATTTAACAAGCCTTCAGCAGGAATACCGAGACGCTCTGGCAGGTAATCAACACACTGCGGAGCTTTCCTTCAGACCTCCTTTGGATACTATGTTTAGAGAGCTGGCTGTCGAGCTTAACGGTAACCCGAATATCGTTGTCGTACTCGAACCAAAAAATCAAGCTCGTATGGGTAGACCTGATTGGCGTATGCATGACAGGAATACTTTGGGTGTATACGGTTATATTGAAGCCAAAGGCTTGAGCCAGAACTCTTTTGATATTACTCCGTATGAAGAGCAATTTAATCGTTATCTTTCCTTGGGACACAAGCTTATAATCACTGATGGTATAGACTTTGTTTACTCATTTACTGATGGAAAGAAACCACAAGTCGTTTCGTTGATTGATAAAGCACTAATGAATCGGCCCGATTGGTCTCGCCTTACTCCAAATCCACAGTTTGAGCACATGATGCATAGATTCTTTTCTGATCCGTCGCCTCAATATTACGACGAAGGGACATTGGTAGAGCAAGTAGCGCTCAGAACGCGCAATCTGTCTGATGAAATACTTCGTTATTCTGCCATCCCGTTAGACGAGGCAATGGATGATGAAGAGAGAAACGCAATCGTTTTATTAGACGAATTGAAAGAACTGGTATATAACCATAACGATCAGAATATGCGTGAAGACCGTGTGTTCGCAGATTTTGCAGCGCAAGTTATAATGTTTACGATTTTATTTGCACATCGGGTTGAATGTACTGATGCTGATTCTGCAGTAGAAAAGGAAAGAAAAATTAGGGAGTACCTGTCGCGAGAAATTGTCGAAGGACAAGCCCTTCGTCCGTTTCTTACTATTATTCATTATTTAAACAGTCCTGGTAACGAAAGTAGTTTTATACACACATGGACTGATGAGTGTATAAGTTTCTTATCGTTCGTTCACATGACCGAGCAACAGCGGCAGCATCCTGATTATCATAAACTGTTTGAACTCTTTTTATCTAAATTTGATGCTCGTTCGCGTTTCGATTATGGTGCTTTTTATACTCCCATCGAGTTAGCTGATTTTATAGTTAGATTAACTGAAATTATCGCAAGGCGCACTTTTGATGGAAACAGTATCTTTTCAGACGGGAACACAATTATTGACCCATGTTGCGGAACGGGATCGTTTCTCGAAAGCATAAGAAGAAACGATGTACAAAGAGGGGCGTACTTGTTATGTGGTATTGAAATATTACCCGCCCCATATATGCTTGCTAATTATCGAATGGCAATGCTTAACACAGAGATTAATGAAGCGCGTTCCCAGAATGAATTGTTATTAGCAAACACACTAAGCAACTATCTTTTTGGCATTCCTGCAAATACCCATACGGTCGAGGGATATGAGTTAAATAGAGCTTATGAAATTGCTTCAAGACCGATAACTCTTGTTATTGGAAATCCTCCATCTTCAGATTCATCGAAGATTAACGCAGGTGATGATTTTTCGGTAATCCTGGATCTCATGGATGATTTTAGACCACCTGTTCAAAACCGTCGTATTCGCCAGAATACTCAAAAACAAATTAACAATCCGTACTTACAATTCTTGCGTTGGGCTTGTGAAAAACTAGAAGCGTCTCAGAATCATTCCTTTTTGGCGTTGATCGTGCCATCCAGTTTTCTCGAAGCCGATTCATACAAGTTTGCAAGAAAGTACATTGTTGAACACTTTTCCAGTGTGTGGCTCGTATCGGTAGATGCCGACGCAAGAGCCGGTATTCGATCCGACAGCTTGTTTAATACCCAACAAGGGCGGGCTATACTTTTTGCAACACGCCGTTATGGAGAAGCCGTTGGAATGACCAAATATATGTATTTCGATCTCTCCCGCAGTGCAAAAGCAGAAAAAACAGAAATACTTAAGCAGAGTGCTGAAAATATGATCGAGATGTTTACGGAACATGATATCGACGAGGCTAACTATGGCCTCTGTCCATCGATACCTTTTAATCAAGAGCTTTATTCATCATATTGGCCTGTGAGTAGCGAAGCAGATGAGATCGCGATTTTTCAGCAATATTGTTCTGGTATAAAATTGGCTCCAACGAGTATCTTCACGCATATGAAAGCACCTATGCTTAAGCGGCGTAGCAAGGAAATTATGCAACTAAGGGAATCCGCTGCGGAAGAATGGATGGCAAATCAAGACAAACCACCAAAAGTTGTGGAGACAAATTTCTTTGCCGAGCAATTGGCTTCTTACGGTAATGTGCGAGCCGTTGACACTTTACTTGATACCAACATTGTCGATTATGCATTCAGACCATTTTTGCCCATGAAGGCATTTCTCTGGCAGGATCTATTACACCGATTTAGCCGAGTTGGGGGCGGTGGAACACGAAGACGCCCAGAAATCAGCGCGGCGTTCAATGCCGAGGGAACTATCGGATTTGCGCTTTCTCATTCGCCTAAGGACCAAAAAGATATGCTTAAGCAATTTGCTTCTTTTTGTTGGTATTATCCTGATAATGATTTATGCCGAAGAGGCAACTCTTACATTTATCTTAATCAGTATCCTGTGAAAGGCACTCGGAATAGAGTTATCGGCAACAATATTCATGCTGACCTGTGCGCTACCTTATCTCAATTATTAGAAGTCCCAACTGATGTTGTCGCGACAGAAGTGGTGTTCTATACGTTTGCTGTTCTTTGTTCGCAGGTATATTTAGACGAATTCGAAGGTGCTTTGTTTACCGTAAATCGCGCTGATATGCGGCCGCGCATTCCGATTGTAAATAATGCGGATGTATTCCGTCACATAAGTTCGCTTGGACGAAGAGTGGCAGAACTTGAAAAGCGAGACTACATCCCCGCAAACCGTATGGGCTTTGATGTTGCAGCTATCCAAGCAGAGATTCCAGAAGGTTTCAAGTTGAAGCTTATCGATCAGCCCTTTGACGAAGAGCACGAGACTCTCATACTTTCCGACGGAACAATAAAAATAGAGATTCCATGTCCTCTTGATGTTCAACGCATCAATATCGCAGGTTATGATATCATTAAAAATGTCTGGATGAAGTTCAATTCATACGACTTTACCCATTGTGTCTTTTCACGCGATGATGTTATCGATTTGCTAAACTTAATCAATAAGTTGGTAGAATATATCTCTTTAGTCGGGGAAATTGATGTAGTCATGCATGATGTCATTGAGGGCGAATATCCACTTTTAATACCTTCTGCAGGTGGAGCCCAAGAGGAGTGA
- a CDS encoding DNA cytosine methyltransferase, producing MRLTCVDSFSGAGGLSLGLQEAGLEVLLSFDIDPKCIETINNNKKYFSHPALCEDIRNMLGGRLLNDIGLKQGELFLLAGGPPCQGFSVQRIGEDVDSRNDLVLQYGSLIDEVRPMFFVMENVSGIQGKRGKTILFDLISNMEAIGYVVHKQLINAEDYGIPQRRKRIILVGERKDIGSEYTFPKPTGERQTVRETIEFLPEPPEDGTSHPEYPLHRRDRLSDKNIKRLMALKQGQGRDHLPVELLADCHKIDSAIIGHRNVYGRMSWDDVAPTITARFDSFTRGMFGHPEQLRSISLCEGALLQTFPLDFVFSGSKVEVARQIGNAVPPKLGKIIGESIIEYYLRKEVKDFVLSGNH from the coding sequence ATGCGGTTAACTTGTGTTGATAGCTTTTCAGGCGCGGGAGGTTTATCGTTAGGTCTTCAAGAGGCTGGACTTGAAGTGTTACTTAGTTTTGACATTGATCCGAAATGTATTGAGACAATCAATAACAATAAAAAGTACTTTTCACATCCTGCTTTGTGTGAAGACATTAGAAATATGCTTGGAGGACGGCTACTTAATGATATTGGGTTAAAACAAGGGGAACTATTCCTTCTTGCCGGTGGGCCGCCTTGTCAAGGGTTTTCAGTACAGCGTATCGGTGAAGATGTTGACAGCAGAAATGATCTTGTTCTTCAATACGGAAGCCTTATAGACGAGGTTCGACCGATGTTCTTCGTAATGGAGAATGTATCAGGCATACAAGGCAAACGTGGTAAAACGATCCTTTTTGATTTGATAAGCAACATGGAGGCTATTGGCTATGTTGTACATAAGCAACTTATAAATGCAGAAGACTATGGTATTCCGCAACGCAGGAAGCGCATTATTTTGGTCGGAGAAAGAAAGGATATAGGCTCTGAATATACTTTTCCAAAACCGACGGGCGAACGCCAAACAGTACGCGAAACAATAGAGTTCCTACCGGAGCCTCCAGAGGACGGAACCTCACATCCGGAGTACCCTCTTCACAGAAGAGATCGGCTGTCCGATAAAAATATTAAACGGCTTATGGCGTTGAAACAAGGTCAGGGGCGCGACCATCTCCCCGTTGAGTTACTGGCAGATTGTCATAAGATAGATAGCGCAATTATTGGTCATCGCAATGTATACGGTAGAATGTCGTGGGATGATGTAGCACCTACTATTACAGCACGTTTTGATAGTTTCACACGTGGAATGTTTGGCCACCCTGAACAATTGAGGAGCATATCGCTTTGCGAAGGAGCATTATTGCAAACTTTTCCACTCGACTTTGTGTTCTCGGGTTCAAAAGTTGAAGTTGCTCGACAGATAGGAAACGCCGTCCCTCCGAAACTGGGGAAAATTATTGGTGAGAGCATAATCGAATATTACCTTAGAAAAGAAGTGAAAGATTTTGTCCTATCAGGCAATCATTAG
- a CDS encoding DNA cytosine methyltransferase: MKLQELLESVTTNAIGINDYREYKSALFTASENALLSFEPLNIGETAGNPIQVLDFFSGAGGTSLGFAAINRIFPVFRFLGGCDINSISAATYSKNFGTPLLNNDILKISQDRESIKSFLESINFDSKLPTVLIGCAPCQGFSSHRKKRWDEEDDERNNLVIAFSRIVSEVNPTVFIMENVPEFLSNKYWKYFSKARTAFFNAGYIVKQHIYNAAEFGVPQERFRSVIIGMKKEFLLPEGVYTPDKYRTVRDAIGSLSPLAAGEASTEDWMHKAVAHKPSTLEVIRQVPHDGGKLPEGVGPECLTRVNGFSDVYGRLSWDKPSITITHYARNPASGRFTHPVQDRGLTAREAARLQSFPDGFAFEGKFDDIYRQIGEAVPPLLSCGIASSVLIELLSCEPSEAQLSAGIQAVDLPVSNSYSSVIAGIKSTRRFKNAVNLC, from the coding sequence ATGAAATTACAAGAGTTACTTGAAAGTGTGACTACTAACGCTATTGGTATTAATGATTACAGAGAATACAAGTCTGCTTTATTCACCGCATCCGAAAATGCGTTGCTTTCGTTTGAGCCGTTGAATATTGGAGAGACAGCCGGTAACCCTATTCAAGTGCTTGACTTCTTTAGTGGTGCGGGAGGAACCTCTCTTGGCTTTGCCGCAATAAATCGCATCTTCCCAGTTTTTCGTTTCCTAGGAGGATGCGATATTAATTCTATATCTGCGGCTACATATAGTAAAAACTTTGGGACTCCATTGTTAAATAATGATATCTTAAAGATATCCCAAGATAGGGAGAGCATTAAGAGTTTTCTGGAGAGCATCAATTTTGACTCGAAACTCCCAACAGTCCTGATTGGCTGTGCTCCTTGTCAAGGATTTTCCTCTCATAGGAAAAAACGATGGGATGAAGAAGATGATGAAAGAAACAACCTTGTGATAGCATTTTCTCGTATCGTTTCAGAAGTGAATCCTACTGTCTTCATCATGGAGAATGTCCCTGAATTTTTATCTAATAAGTATTGGAAATATTTCAGTAAAGCTAGGACAGCTTTTTTCAATGCAGGTTATATAGTAAAGCAACACATTTATAATGCCGCCGAGTTTGGAGTGCCACAGGAACGCTTTCGCTCGGTTATTATTGGTATGAAAAAGGAGTTCCTGTTACCAGAAGGTGTCTATACACCGGATAAATATAGAACTGTTAGAGATGCTATTGGTTCTTTAAGTCCACTTGCCGCGGGTGAGGCTTCAACTGAAGATTGGATGCATAAAGCGGTGGCTCACAAGCCAAGTACTCTCGAAGTAATTAGACAAGTCCCTCATGACGGCGGTAAATTACCTGAAGGAGTTGGCCCCGAGTGCTTGACTCGGGTTAATGGCTTTTCAGATGTTTATGGAAGACTTAGTTGGGACAAACCTTCTATTACAATAACACATTACGCCCGGAATCCTGCGAGTGGACGATTTACGCATCCTGTACAAGATAGAGGACTTACTGCAAGAGAGGCTGCGCGTTTACAGAGTTTCCCTGATGGATTTGCATTTGAAGGAAAATTTGATGACATTTACCGTCAAATTGGAGAAGCCGTACCACCCCTATTGTCATGCGGTATTGCGTCAAGCGTATTAATAGAACTTCTTTCTTGCGAACCATCGGAAGCACAATTAAGTGCGGGTATTCAAGCTGTAGACTTGCCGGTGAGCAATTCATACTCAAGTGTTATCGCAGGCATTAAAAGCACAAGGAGGTTCAAAAATGCGGTTAACTTGTGTTGA
- a CDS encoding helix-turn-helix domain-containing protein, producing MDSTNERWSSLEEVAEYLGVNKDTVRNWIKKQSIPACKIGKLWKFKLSEIDEWVKSGKSALD from the coding sequence ATGGATAGTACTAATGAAAGATGGTCAAGCCTCGAAGAAGTGGCAGAGTATCTTGGAGTCAACAAGGATACTGTGCGTAACTGGATAAAGAAACAGTCAATTCCTGCTTGCAAGATCGGCAAGTTGTGGAAATTCAAGCTGTCTGAAATAGACGAATGGGTAAAGAGCGGTAAAAGTGCTTTGGACTAA
- a CDS encoding DUF262 domain-containing protein, protein MSKLIDNSITIYEALQNIKDEKYVMPAFQRQFVWGMEQIEKLWDSILLDYPIATFLFWHVDDSNVTWDTYFCGFLLEVTFDSRKQADSVNYELTSINVKNTDTAVLDGQQRLTSLYLSLFGEAYIRPNYARKKTGDKIVTKLLIELNKNKISVDEEEYNSKKFDIKFSEKVGRLSPTQFEIKNILDKKFQDETTREKAIEDAIVNVPADSKDYARNILLKLYKKIFVEKLVRYTEITDMKQDDALEMFVRFNSGGKALRKSEITMSILEAYWPSAKTEFGKILVDSYAGFGTDFIIRSALMLYGDVVKSTINKKIAEDLKNDWSGFKKALTNLESLLIKMKIDVSRFSSSWNVLLPIIYYIYYNPDYDKNIKGVRAYLLRAIFFTYFQSGTTSKLQQMKSNINSFDYEITIEMLDQMNDLRVTDGKIEDVLNSEKGSRVAGEVLYYLNLDWTNKNFKYEQDHLHPDNRFNESKPFSVSVEDWRRWRGMRNRLPNLHLLEGRSNGSKNDMRLVDYYNDMNDEQKVEFCKQAMIPQEFSLEIEDFEEFYEARKTMLAEKIRELLG, encoded by the coding sequence TGCGTTTCAAAGACAATTTGTATGGGGTATGGAGCAAATTGAAAAACTATGGGATTCCATTTTGCTGGATTATCCTATTGCGACATTTCTATTCTGGCACGTTGATGACTCCAATGTGACATGGGATACCTACTTTTGCGGATTTTTGTTAGAGGTTACTTTTGATAGCAGAAAACAGGCTGACAGCGTTAATTATGAGTTGACAAGCATAAATGTTAAGAATACCGATACAGCGGTATTGGATGGACAGCAAAGGCTAACATCACTGTATTTGTCGTTGTTCGGGGAAGCATACATACGACCGAATTACGCCAGAAAAAAGACCGGGGATAAGATTGTAACCAAATTACTTATAGAACTGAACAAGAATAAGATATCTGTCGATGAAGAAGAATATAACAGTAAAAAATTCGATATTAAGTTTAGTGAAAAGGTTGGAAGATTGAGCCCAACCCAGTTTGAGATAAAAAACATCCTTGATAAGAAATTCCAAGATGAAACCACAAGAGAAAAAGCAATTGAAGATGCCATCGTGAATGTTCCGGCAGATAGCAAGGATTACGCAAGAAACATTCTGCTGAAGTTGTATAAAAAGATTTTTGTCGAAAAACTCGTTAGATATACAGAGATTACAGACATGAAACAAGATGATGCTCTTGAGATGTTTGTAAGATTTAATAGTGGCGGTAAAGCACTGCGAAAATCCGAAATAACGATGTCAATTCTTGAGGCATACTGGCCAAGTGCAAAAACGGAGTTTGGGAAAATTCTCGTTGACTCGTATGCAGGATTCGGTACGGACTTTATTATCCGTTCGGCTTTGATGCTGTATGGTGATGTTGTAAAATCCACTATTAACAAAAAAATTGCAGAGGACTTAAAAAATGATTGGAGTGGTTTCAAGAAAGCACTGACAAATTTGGAAAGTCTACTGATAAAAATGAAAATTGATGTAAGCCGTTTCTCAAGTAGTTGGAACGTGCTGTTGCCGATTATCTATTATATTTACTATAATCCTGATTACGATAAAAACATCAAGGGTGTTCGAGCTTATTTACTTAGGGCGATATTCTTTACTTATTTCCAATCAGGTACTACAAGTAAGCTACAACAGATGAAGAGTAACATTAATAGTTTTGACTATGAAATTACAATTGAAATGCTTGACCAGATGAATGATTTGAGAGTCACAGATGGTAAAATTGAAGATGTACTCAACTCCGAAAAAGGCAGCAGAGTTGCCGGAGAGGTTTTATACTACTTGAATCTTGATTGGACAAATAAAAACTTTAAATATGAACAAGATCATCTTCATCCGGATAACAGATTCAACGAAAGCAAACCTTTTTCTGTTTCTGTAGAAGATTGGCGAAGATGGCGTGGTATGCGTAATCGTCTACCTAATCTACATCTGCTTGAAGGTAGAAGTAATGGCAGTAAAAATGATATGCGACTCGTTGATTATTACAATGATATGAACGATGAACAAAAAGTAGAATTTTGTAAACAGGCTATGATTCCGCAAGAATTTTCACTTGAAATTGAAGACTTCGAAGAGTTTTATGAGGCAAGAAAAACAATGCTTGCAGAAAAGATACGTGAGTTGTTAGGGTGA